One Dictyoglomus turgidum DSM 6724 DNA window includes the following coding sequences:
- a CDS encoding discoidin domain-containing protein, whose translation MKPLRIFFLLLLFLFMALSIKVNFAQNITNPKLVIYEAPKTMKPANDIKVKVGGHDVFVYDIPVNPNRRWMGSEEIKLSSTPMCYFDYEGGKLKIEISTAKDIKSCNVLPSSYNIKPTIQGKVISFYIEEPGFYTVIFNNSPDRALHIFANPLEENVPDRSDPNVVYIGPGEWTIEDIPLQSGQTLYIAGGAVLHTTIHGIFLNNVTIRGRGIIDGSIWKNWLTPGETARVPINLRNSKGITIEGIIITNPNAWALNLFECENTIVKNVKIITARQNGDGITIQSSKNINVSDSFVRSWDDSLVVKNYSVDSKFINFNNIQIWTDLAQSMEIGYETNKGKKENAVISDISFRNITVLYNFHKPVISIHNSDDALVKNIYYENIVVENALMGQGDAGENNQLIDFAVLASQWSSTKERGNIRDVYVENVRVLRGNFPPSRIIGYDEKHTVENVSIKNLEILGKKIKTLEEGKFKINLFVKNVKISFVGESETTGRKYDPKVLSSLSNIKPEFVKVIKTPEQTEAQVPENFKRFQPIVPEKPSGVNVALKKPITANGFQDVYRERYANDGKIKSYWEGKANSYPNIITIDLEKIYKIHTIRIALNPDRIWSKRIQSFEIKYSLDGNEYLTLVPKSDYIFDPLTSNIVDIKLKEPTEVRFVQIIFYANTGATGGQIGELEIYSDEVNE comes from the coding sequence ATGAAGCCTTTAAGAATCTTCTTTCTTTTGTTATTGTTTTTGTTTATGGCTTTAAGCATAAAAGTGAATTTTGCCCAAAACATAACAAATCCTAAATTGGTAATCTATGAGGCGCCTAAAACTATGAAACCTGCGAATGATATTAAAGTTAAAGTAGGAGGACATGATGTCTTTGTGTATGATATTCCTGTAAATCCTAACAGAAGATGGATGGGAAGTGAAGAGATTAAGCTTTCTTCAACTCCTATGTGTTATTTTGATTATGAAGGGGGAAAATTAAAAATTGAAATATCCACTGCTAAAGATATAAAAAGTTGTAATGTCTTACCATCTTCATATAATATTAAGCCTACTATTCAGGGAAAAGTTATAAGTTTCTATATAGAAGAACCCGGATTTTACACTGTAATATTTAATAACTCTCCAGATAGAGCTCTGCATATATTTGCAAATCCCCTTGAGGAAAATGTACCTGATAGGAGTGATCCTAATGTTGTTTATATAGGACCTGGAGAGTGGACTATAGAGGATATCCCTCTTCAAAGTGGGCAAACTCTATATATTGCTGGCGGAGCAGTACTTCATACTACTATTCATGGAATATTTTTAAATAATGTGACTATAAGAGGAAGAGGGATTATTGATGGAAGTATATGGAAGAATTGGCTTACTCCAGGAGAAACGGCGAGGGTTCCTATTAACTTGAGGAATAGTAAAGGAATCACTATAGAGGGAATTATTATTACAAATCCAAATGCCTGGGCATTGAATTTGTTTGAATGTGAAAATACTATAGTCAAAAATGTAAAAATAATTACTGCAAGGCAAAATGGCGATGGTATAACTATTCAATCTTCCAAAAATATTAATGTTTCTGATTCTTTTGTAAGAAGTTGGGATGATAGTCTTGTGGTTAAAAATTATTCTGTGGATTCAAAATTTATAAATTTTAATAACATCCAAATATGGACCGATCTTGCCCAGTCTATGGAAATAGGCTATGAGACTAACAAAGGGAAAAAAGAGAATGCTGTGATTTCTGATATTAGCTTTAGGAATATAACAGTTTTATATAACTTTCACAAACCTGTAATAAGTATTCACAATAGTGATGACGCTCTGGTAAAGAATATCTATTATGAGAATATAGTAGTAGAAAATGCTCTTATGGGACAAGGAGATGCGGGAGAAAATAATCAATTGATTGATTTTGCAGTACTTGCGAGCCAATGGTCTTCCACAAAAGAAAGAGGAAATATAAGGGATGTATATGTGGAAAATGTAAGGGTTCTTAGGGGTAATTTTCCTCCTTCAAGGATTATTGGATATGATGAGAAGCATACTGTAGAAAATGTGTCAATTAAAAATCTGGAAATTTTAGGTAAGAAAATTAAAACCCTTGAAGAAGGAAAGTTTAAAATAAATCTTTTTGTAAAAAATGTGAAAATAAGTTTTGTGGGAGAAAGTGAGACTACGGGTAGAAAATATGATCCAAAAGTGTTAAGTTCTCTTTCCAATATAAAGCCTGAATTTGTGAAAGTGATTAAAACCCCAGAACAAACAGAAGCTCAAGTTCCAGAAAACTTTAAGAGGTTTCAGCCTATAGTTCCTGAGAAACCTTCTGGGGTTAATGTGGCTCTTAAGAAGCCTATTACTGCTAATGGATTTCAAGATGTTTATAGGGAAAGGTATGCTAATGATGGAAAGATTAAAAGCTATTGGGAGGGAAAAGCTAATTCCTATCCTAACATAATAACTATTGATCTTGAAAAGATATATAAAATACATACTATACGGATTGCTTTAAATCCAGATAGGATATGGAGTAAAAGAATTCAAAGTTTTGAGATTAAATACAGCTTAGATGGAAATGAATATCTTACTCTTGTTCCTAAATCAGACTATATCTTTGATCCTCTTACAAGTAATATTGTAGATATCAAGTTGAAAGAGCCTACGGAAGTAAGATTTGTGCAGATCATTTTTTATGCGAATACGGGGGCTACAGGAGGACAAATAGGGGAGTTAGAAATTTATTCTGATGAGGTGAATGAATAA
- a CDS encoding carbohydrate ABC transporter permease: protein MNRLFSLKKDYGILRSYDFKRNAIRFLYILVYLVSLIAVFIAVFPILWTILSGFKDLREFVNEPKIFPRTYDINKFIETWKILNFGRFYLNSFIVVVGSIFFAVIGNGLLGYALSKIKPKGYKLIYYLLLWSLMIPTTTSIVPLFINIVRLGLQGSFIPLWLSAGANAFFVILYKNFFDSIPQSIIEAARIDGAGEWSIFFKVVFPLSYPINTVITIFTINGAWSDFLLPYLLLNNTGKETVMVRLFQFRTSVATDVDIIRAVTFSIIPPILLFAFFQKYMMEGMTRGGIKG, encoded by the coding sequence ATGAATAGGTTATTCTCCTTAAAAAAGGATTATGGAATATTGAGAAGTTATGATTTTAAGAGGAACGCGATAAGATTTTTATATATTTTGGTGTATTTAGTAAGTTTAATAGCAGTCTTTATAGCAGTATTTCCTATCCTATGGACCATACTTTCAGGTTTTAAGGACTTAAGAGAATTTGTTAATGAGCCTAAAATTTTCCCAAGGACCTATGATATAAATAAATTTATTGAGACTTGGAAGATCTTAAATTTTGGAAGATTTTATTTAAATTCTTTTATAGTTGTGGTTGGAAGCATATTTTTTGCTGTTATTGGCAATGGCTTATTGGGTTATGCTCTCTCTAAGATAAAACCTAAAGGGTATAAACTTATTTATTACCTTCTGCTTTGGAGTTTAATGATTCCTACCACTACAAGTATTGTTCCTCTTTTTATAAACATAGTGAGATTGGGATTGCAAGGAAGTTTTATACCCCTTTGGCTTTCTGCAGGAGCTAATGCCTTCTTTGTAATACTTTATAAAAACTTTTTTGATTCTATACCTCAATCCATAATAGAGGCTGCGAGAATAGATGGTGCTGGAGAGTGGTCCATATTTTTTAAGGTTGTTTTTCCTTTGAGTTATCCCATAAATACGGTTATTACAATCTTCACCATAAATGGTGCTTGGTCAGATTTTCTTTTACCTTATCTTCTTCTTAATAACACAGGAAAAGAAACAGTAATGGTAAGATTATTTCAATTTAGGACCAGTGTTGCTACTGATGTGGATATTATAAGAGCAGTTACTTTTTCAATAATCCCTCCCATATTGCTTTTTGCCTTTTTCCAAAAATATATGATGGAGGGAATGACCCGAGGAGGAATAAAAGGATAA
- a CDS encoding carbohydrate ABC transporter permease, giving the protein MLKKYRRDIAGWLIMLPSIILFIFFLWEPLLASIVMSFYSAKGIRLEKFVGFQNYIEVIQHPDFKAAFLNTFSYTFWSLVIGFLVPIILAIIINEIIHFKGFFRVSVYLPNVIPGLAVAIMWLYIYKAGKTGLLNIILGQLGIPPQAWLTKSHLVIPLIVLFMTWRSAGATTLIYLARLQGIDPELYEAATIDGAGIWQRLRYITLPQIYNLARTLLILQVIFVFQVLYEPLVLTNGGPNNASTTLMLLVYKYAFEKFDYPKAASISVIIALILVLLTAVYNKLVKENEG; this is encoded by the coding sequence ATGCTTAAAAAATATAGAAGAGATATAGCTGGATGGTTAATAATGCTTCCTTCAATTATACTTTTTATCTTCTTTCTATGGGAGCCACTTTTGGCAAGTATAGTGATGTCCTTTTATTCAGCAAAGGGCATAAGGCTTGAGAAATTTGTAGGTTTTCAAAATTATATAGAGGTTATTCAACATCCAGATTTTAAAGCTGCTTTTTTAAATACTTTTTCCTACACCTTTTGGTCCTTAGTTATAGGCTTTTTGGTTCCTATAATTCTTGCCATTATTATAAACGAAATTATCCATTTTAAGGGTTTTTTTAGAGTATCGGTTTATTTACCTAATGTAATTCCTGGACTTGCTGTGGCAATAATGTGGCTTTATATATATAAAGCTGGTAAAACAGGACTTTTAAACATAATTTTGGGACAATTAGGAATTCCTCCTCAGGCATGGCTTACCAAATCTCATTTAGTTATTCCCCTTATTGTTCTATTTATGACGTGGCGTTCAGCGGGAGCAACTACCCTTATATACTTAGCAAGGTTACAGGGGATAGATCCAGAGCTTTATGAGGCTGCCACCATTGACGGAGCAGGTATATGGCAAAGATTAAGGTATATTACTCTTCCTCAAATTTATAATTTGGCGAGAACCCTTTTGATACTTCAAGTAATTTTTGTCTTCCAGGTGCTTTATGAACCTTTAGTTCTTACCAATGGGGGTCCTAATAATGCTTCTACTACTTTAATGCTTCTGGTATACAAATATGCCTTTGAGAAATTTGACTATCCTAAGGCTGCGTCCATCTCTGTAATAATCGCACTAATACTTGTTCTCTTAACTGCTGTATATAACAAGCTGGTAAAGGAAAACGAGGGGTAA
- a CDS encoding ABC transporter substrate-binding protein: MKKIFVFILLFLLVFLGSEVFAQKKIILKLGMWPEPTLKSDVEMFEKWKKEFEKKYPNVQVVPATYKYSPDTFVPLAESGNLPTIFETWFTEPQKLIAGGFVKDITNELKKKGWDTLMNPSVKQILSKNNRIYGVPRDAYALGMYLNLELFEKAGLMNPDGTPKYPKTWDELAKAAKIIKDKTGRAGFCLLAKDNAGGWHFTQIAWNFGAKLEVQKNGKWYANLNSPEVVTAMNFVKDLKWKYDVLTDDPTSEDWGSGFEAIATGRAAMYLGAQDAVNQPTQVYGMSIDKLAIVPVPAGPKGHHYSLMGGTPYMFSAKASSDEVMAALNFLEIMGKAPIVTPESLAGMRADAENRVKNGVPVIPSFPAWIAKDWLKAQEEIVKQYRNVDMRLYNDYYNWIKKPNVLRPEEPYLTQDMYAELTKVLQAVVSDKNADVKKLLDIANNNLQKMLDMYVNKK; this comes from the coding sequence ATGAAAAAGATTTTTGTATTTATCTTACTTTTTCTCTTAGTCTTTTTAGGCTCAGAAGTTTTTGCTCAGAAAAAGATTATATTGAAGCTTGGAATGTGGCCTGAGCCTACTTTAAAGAGTGATGTAGAGATGTTTGAGAAATGGAAAAAAGAGTTTGAGAAAAAATATCCTAATGTACAAGTGGTGCCAGCAACCTATAAGTATTCTCCTGATACTTTTGTTCCCCTTGCAGAGTCGGGAAATTTACCAACTATTTTTGAAACATGGTTTACAGAACCTCAAAAACTGATTGCAGGTGGTTTTGTCAAAGATATAACCAATGAGCTCAAGAAAAAAGGATGGGATACCTTAATGAACCCATCAGTAAAGCAGATACTTTCTAAAAATAATAGGATCTATGGGGTCCCAAGGGACGCCTATGCCCTTGGTATGTATCTAAATCTAGAACTTTTTGAAAAAGCTGGTTTAATGAATCCTGATGGAACCCCTAAATATCCAAAGACATGGGACGAGCTTGCAAAGGCTGCTAAGATTATAAAGGACAAGACAGGCAGAGCAGGTTTTTGTCTTCTTGCAAAAGACAATGCTGGAGGATGGCATTTTACACAGATAGCATGGAATTTTGGGGCTAAGCTTGAGGTACAAAAAAATGGTAAATGGTATGCCAATTTAAACTCTCCCGAAGTTGTTACAGCAATGAATTTTGTCAAAGATTTGAAATGGAAATATGATGTCCTTACTGACGATCCTACCAGCGAGGATTGGGGATCTGGCTTTGAGGCTATAGCTACAGGAAGAGCTGCTATGTATCTTGGGGCTCAAGATGCAGTAAATCAGCCTACCCAAGTATATGGCATGTCTATTGATAAACTTGCTATTGTTCCTGTTCCAGCAGGACCTAAAGGTCATCATTACTCTCTCATGGGGGGTACTCCTTATATGTTTAGTGCTAAAGCAAGTTCTGACGAGGTTATGGCTGCGTTGAATTTCTTAGAGATAATGGGTAAGGCGCCTATAGTTACACCAGAGTCTCTTGCAGGAATGAGAGCAGATGCAGAAAATAGAGTAAAAAATGGGGTCCCCGTAATTCCATCCTTTCCTGCATGGATAGCGAAGGATTGGTTAAAAGCTCAAGAAGAAATAGTAAAACAGTATAGAAATGTGGATATGAGATTATATAATGATTATTACAATTGGATAAAGAAGCCTAACGTATTACGACCCGAGGAGCCTTATTTAACCCAGGATATGTATGCGGAACTAACTAAGGTATTACAAGCGGTAGTAAGTGATAAAAATGCTGATGTTAAAAAGCTTCTTGATATTGCAAATAACAATCTACAAAAGATGTTAGATATGTACGTAAACAAAAAGTAA
- a CDS encoding LacI family DNA-binding transcriptional regulator has protein sequence MKKNGITIKDIAKEAGVSPTTVSNVIHKKYEHVSPETVKRIEKIIEEKGYIPNMLARSLVKRNSKIIGVINCLIPTARGSFIQDPFHTVFLGGVEKELSKRGYFIMLRTVNDKDELISLLKTWNLDGVIVTGIFEDEFYEALLNTDIPVVLIDSYVDGDKFLKVGLEDFKGGYLATRYLIEKGHREILFVSPKIKPKGVLEERLKGYKRALEDYGIPFKSEHIYEHGTRVEECIELGRKLSKRKDFTAIFVTADIMAAGIMSGLIEMGVKIPEEVSIVGFDDLDISLITSPRLTTIHQDVEVKGTIAARMLIDYLEGKVIKERTVILPVRIVERESVRDIKKN, from the coding sequence ATGAAGAAGAATGGTATTACTATAAAGGATATTGCAAAGGAGGCTGGGGTAAGTCCTACGACAGTTTCCAATGTTATCCATAAAAAATATGAACATGTTTCTCCAGAAACGGTAAAAAGGATTGAAAAGATTATAGAGGAAAAAGGCTATATACCCAATATGCTTGCCCGATCCTTAGTAAAAAGAAATTCAAAGATAATTGGAGTTATTAATTGTTTGATACCTACTGCAAGGGGAAGTTTTATACAAGATCCTTTTCATACTGTCTTTTTAGGTGGTGTAGAGAAAGAATTAAGTAAAAGGGGATATTTTATTATGCTTCGTACGGTAAACGATAAGGATGAGCTTATTTCTCTTTTAAAAACATGGAATCTTGATGGAGTTATAGTAACTGGAATTTTTGAGGATGAATTCTACGAAGCACTCCTAAATACAGATATTCCTGTAGTACTTATAGATAGTTATGTAGATGGAGATAAATTTTTGAAGGTTGGGCTTGAGGATTTTAAAGGAGGATACTTGGCTACAAGGTATTTAATAGAAAAAGGACATAGAGAGATTTTATTTGTGTCTCCCAAAATTAAACCCAAGGGTGTGCTTGAAGAGAGGTTGAAGGGATATAAAAGAGCATTAGAGGATTATGGTATTCCTTTTAAATCTGAGCATATTTACGAGCATGGGACAAGGGTAGAAGAATGTATAGAATTGGGGAGAAAGTTAAGTAAAAGGAAAGATTTTACAGCTATATTTGTTACTGCTGATATTATGGCTGCTGGCATTATGAGTGGACTTATTGAAATGGGGGTGAAAATTCCCGAGGAGGTATCAATTGTAGGTTTTGATGATCTTGATATAAGTCTTATAACTTCACCAAGGCTTACTACTATTCATCAAGATGTGGAAGTTAAGGGGACTATTGCAGCGAGAATGCTTATAGATTATCTTGAAGGAAAAGTTATAAAAGAAAGAACAGTGATACTTCCTGTAAGGATTGTTGAGAGAGAAAGTGTAAGAGATATTAAGAAAAATTGA
- a CDS encoding P-II family nitrogen regulator: MKNMERRKYRIELLPKIKIEIVVKDSDSEVIIKAIIESAKTKEVGDGKIFVLDIKEAIRIRTGERRE; the protein is encoded by the coding sequence ATGAAAAATATGGAGAGGAGAAAATACAGAATTGAGCTATTGCCCAAAATAAAAATAGAGATAGTAGTAAAAGATTCTGACAGTGAAGTCATTATTAAGGCGATAATAGAAAGTGCAAAAACTAAAGAGGTAGGAGATGGTAAGATATTTGTCTTAGATATAAAGGAGGCCATAAGGATAAGAACAGGAGAAAGAAGAGAATAA
- the glnA gene encoding type I glutamate--ammonia ligase codes for MANSFPKTKEEILKYVKENNVYFIEIWFADILGYLKSFTITAHELEKAFEEGLGFDGSSVRGFTRIEESDMIAFPEPETFTILPWRPQDKKVARMFATIVEPSGKPFEGDPRNVLRRVLSRAKEMGFTYYVGPELEYFYFKSPSPNLEVLDWGGYFDLIPRDEAIDLRHQTVSMLEEMGIEVEFTHHEVAPSQHEIDFRYAEALTMADTVMTARLAIKEVAYLNGVYATFMPKPLFGQNGSGMHVHMSLFKDGKNAFFDPHDKYHLSDTAKHFIAGLLKHAKEITLITNQWVNSYKRLVPGYEAPVYISWAMRNRSDLIRVPMYKPGKEEATRIEYRAPDPACNPYLAFAVMLAAGLEGIEKKYPLPEPVEENVYHMTEEERKKKGIESLPGSLIEAIEITEKSEVVKKALGEHVFTNFIENKKIEWDNYRRQVTTYELETYLPVL; via the coding sequence ATGGCTAACAGTTTTCCAAAAACAAAAGAAGAAATTCTAAAATATGTTAAAGAAAATAATGTCTACTTTATAGAAATCTGGTTTGCAGATATTTTAGGTTATTTGAAAAGCTTCACTATTACAGCTCATGAATTAGAAAAAGCCTTTGAGGAAGGATTAGGATTTGATGGCTCATCAGTAAGAGGATTCACAAGAATTGAGGAAAGCGATATGATCGCATTTCCAGAACCAGAAACCTTCACTATCTTGCCTTGGAGACCCCAGGACAAAAAAGTAGCAAGAATGTTTGCAACTATTGTAGAACCAAGTGGAAAACCCTTTGAAGGAGATCCAAGAAATGTTTTAAGAAGAGTACTTTCAAGGGCGAAAGAGATGGGATTTACCTACTATGTAGGACCTGAATTAGAATATTTCTATTTTAAATCCCCAAGCCCTAATCTAGAGGTCTTAGACTGGGGAGGGTATTTTGATTTAATTCCAAGGGATGAAGCTATAGATTTAAGACACCAGACAGTATCAATGTTAGAAGAAATGGGAATTGAAGTAGAGTTTACCCACCATGAGGTAGCCCCCTCTCAACATGAGATAGATTTTCGCTATGCCGAGGCTTTAACTATGGCAGATACTGTTATGACTGCAAGGTTAGCCATAAAGGAAGTAGCATATCTTAACGGAGTATATGCTACCTTTATGCCAAAGCCTTTATTTGGACAAAATGGTTCTGGGATGCACGTTCACATGAGTTTATTCAAAGATGGTAAAAATGCTTTCTTTGATCCTCATGATAAATATCATCTCTCTGATACTGCAAAACACTTTATTGCGGGCCTCTTAAAACATGCAAAGGAAATAACTCTTATCACTAATCAATGGGTAAATTCTTATAAGAGATTAGTTCCTGGATATGAGGCTCCTGTTTACATATCTTGGGCTATGAGAAATAGATCTGATCTAATAAGAGTTCCTATGTATAAGCCAGGAAAAGAAGAAGCTACAAGAATTGAGTATAGAGCACCTGATCCTGCATGTAATCCGTATTTAGCCTTTGCTGTAATGCTTGCTGCAGGTCTTGAAGGAATAGAAAAGAAATATCCTCTCCCAGAGCCAGTAGAAGAAAATGTCTATCATATGACGGAGGAAGAAAGAAAGAAAAAGGGAATTGAAAGTCTTCCTGGAAGCCTAATTGAAGCTATAGAAATTACTGAAAAAAGCGAAGTAGTGAAAAAAGCCCTAGGAGAGCATGTTTTTACAAATTTCATAGAGAATAAGAAGATTGAGTGGGACAATTATAGAAGGCAGGTGACTACTTACGAGTTAGAGACCTATTTACCTGTCCTATAA
- a CDS encoding M48 family metallopeptidase: MFLGIFLIFIIGKVLIHAYLNLRNLKHSLSHKEVPEVLKDIITNEELKKAQEYLKDNTVLGLISQAFDLIFTLIFLFLFYPYIEKIVSSITSSFIMQGLLFFGISGLINLILSLPFEVYDIFVIEQKYGFNTMTPKIFILDIIKSIILSIILGVPILSLLLYIIKTDPNFWWKFALVIVLFEIFVYYIYPILIAPLFNKFTPLEEGDLKNRIIEIVNKAGFKVNNIFVMDASRRTKKQNAYLTGFGKTRRVVLFDTMLSYPQEEILAVLAHELGHHKKKHIPKLLILSIVFYLLYIYLTFFVYKNAPFSKYFGITKEFSILLYSFLFVSSIFYFINPLVNALSRKFEYEADKFSAEVFGNPFPLTNALKRLIKENLSNIYPDPIFRTWYYSHPAPVERIYNLLTFQEK, translated from the coding sequence ATGTTTTTAGGGATATTCTTAATATTTATTATTGGCAAAGTCTTAATCCATGCTTACCTTAATCTGAGAAACTTAAAACACTCTCTTTCTCACAAAGAAGTTCCAGAAGTGCTCAAAGATATAATAACCAACGAAGAACTAAAAAAAGCTCAAGAGTATTTAAAAGACAATACTGTTTTGGGCTTAATTAGTCAGGCTTTTGATCTAATCTTTACATTAATTTTCTTGTTTTTATTTTATCCCTACATTGAAAAAATTGTATCCTCAATCACCTCATCCTTTATTATGCAAGGATTATTATTTTTTGGTATTTCCGGACTTATAAATCTAATCTTATCTCTTCCTTTTGAGGTTTATGATATCTTTGTTATAGAACAAAAATATGGCTTTAATACAATGACTCCAAAGATATTTATTCTTGACATTATAAAATCAATAATACTCTCTATAATATTAGGAGTTCCTATACTCTCTCTTTTACTTTACATAATTAAAACAGATCCAAACTTCTGGTGGAAATTTGCTCTCGTAATAGTCTTATTTGAAATCTTTGTGTATTATATATATCCTATACTTATAGCTCCTCTTTTTAATAAATTTACTCCCTTAGAAGAAGGAGATTTAAAAAATAGAATTATTGAAATAGTAAATAAAGCTGGATTCAAAGTGAATAATATTTTTGTTATGGATGCCTCTCGTAGAACTAAAAAACAAAATGCCTATCTTACCGGTTTTGGAAAAACAAGAAGAGTAGTACTATTTGATACTATGCTTTCTTATCCTCAAGAAGAAATACTTGCTGTCCTTGCCCACGAATTAGGTCATCATAAAAAGAAACATATTCCCAAATTATTAATTTTATCCATAGTTTTTTACCTACTATACATCTATCTAACATTTTTTGTATATAAGAATGCTCCTTTTAGTAAATATTTTGGAATTACTAAAGAGTTTAGCATTCTTCTATATTCCTTCTTATTTGTCTCTTCCATATTTTATTTTATAAATCCCTTAGTAAATGCCTTATCGAGAAAATTTGAATATGAAGCCGATAAATTCTCAGCCGAGGTTTTTGGGAATCCTTTTCCTTTAACTAATGCCCTTAAGAGATTAATAAAAGAAAATCTCTCCAACATTTATCCTGATCCTATATTTCGTACCTGGTATTACTCCCATCCAGCCCCCGTAGAAAGGATATATAACTTATTAACCTTTCAAGAGAAATGA